The Agromyces mariniharenae genome includes a window with the following:
- a CDS encoding NAD-dependent succinate-semialdehyde dehydrogenase has translation MTDTMLETTILDRVADRLFIGGEWVEAEGGRTLAVTDPSTGDTIKEIADASPADGIRALDAAVAAQDAWAATAPRERGELLRRAFDTLMARKEDFALLMTLEMGKPLAEARGEVAYGGEFLRWFSEEAVRISGRYGLNPEGTGRMIVSQRPVGPSFFITPWNFPLAMATRKIAPALAAGCTVVIKPPALTPLTTIAFVQLLEEVGLPKGVVNVVTTSKSSALSAPIIADPRLRKLSFTGSTEVGRKLLEQSALGILRTSMELGGNAPFVIFEDADLDKAVDGAMIAKFRNIGQACTAANRFIVHESVADEFAKRVADRVRAMKVGRGTEDGVNIGPLIDQDAVDSTDALVQDAVGRGATVLTGGTRIDGDGTFYAPTVLAGVAAGSRLLKEEIFGPVLGITTFANEDEAVRLANGTEYGLVSYVFTQDLARGHRLIDRLATGMMGLNTGLVSNAAAPFGGVKQSGIGREGGLEGIHEYLDTKYTLIPVS, from the coding sequence ATGACCGACACCATGCTTGAGACGACGATCCTCGACCGGGTCGCCGACCGCCTCTTCATCGGCGGCGAGTGGGTCGAGGCGGAGGGCGGGCGCACGCTCGCCGTCACCGACCCGTCGACCGGCGACACGATCAAGGAGATCGCGGATGCCTCGCCGGCCGACGGCATCCGCGCGCTCGACGCCGCCGTGGCCGCGCAGGACGCGTGGGCCGCGACCGCACCCCGCGAGCGCGGCGAGCTGCTGCGCCGGGCGTTCGACACCCTCATGGCGCGGAAGGAGGACTTCGCCCTCCTCATGACGCTCGAGATGGGCAAGCCGCTCGCCGAGGCGCGCGGCGAGGTCGCCTACGGCGGCGAGTTCCTGCGCTGGTTCAGTGAGGAGGCCGTGCGCATCTCGGGCCGCTACGGGCTCAACCCCGAGGGCACGGGCCGCATGATCGTGTCGCAGCGCCCCGTCGGCCCGTCGTTCTTCATCACGCCGTGGAACTTCCCGCTCGCGATGGCGACCCGCAAGATCGCCCCCGCGCTCGCCGCGGGCTGCACCGTCGTCATCAAGCCGCCGGCCCTCACGCCGCTCACGACCATCGCGTTCGTGCAGCTGCTCGAGGAGGTCGGGCTGCCGAAGGGCGTCGTCAACGTCGTCACGACCTCGAAGTCATCGGCGCTGTCGGCCCCGATCATCGCCGACCCGCGCCTGCGCAAGCTGTCGTTCACGGGCTCGACCGAGGTCGGCCGCAAGCTCCTCGAGCAGTCGGCCCTCGGCATCCTGCGCACCTCGATGGAGCTCGGCGGCAACGCGCCGTTCGTGATCTTCGAGGACGCCGACCTCGACAAGGCGGTCGACGGCGCGATGATCGCGAAGTTCCGCAACATCGGCCAGGCGTGCACCGCAGCGAACCGCTTCATCGTGCACGAGTCGGTCGCCGACGAGTTCGCGAAGCGCGTCGCCGACCGCGTGCGGGCCATGAAGGTGGGCCGCGGCACCGAGGACGGCGTGAACATCGGCCCGCTCATCGACCAGGACGCGGTCGACTCGACCGACGCGCTCGTGCAGGACGCGGTCGGCCGCGGCGCCACCGTGCTCACGGGCGGCACCCGCATCGACGGCGACGGCACGTTCTACGCGCCGACCGTGCTCGCGGGCGTGGCGGCGGGCAGCCGCCTCCTGAAGGAGGAGATCTTCGGGCCGGTCCTCGGCATCACCACCTTCGCGAACGAGGACGAGGCGGTGCGCCTCGCCAACGGCACCGAGTACGGCCTCGTGTCGTACGTGTTCACGCAGGACCTCGCTCGCGGCCACCGCCTGATCGACCGCCTCGCCACGGGCATGATGGGCCTCAACACGGGCCTCGTGTCGAACGCAGCCGCGCCGTTCGGCGGCGTGAAGCAGTCGGGCATCGGCCGCGAGGGCGGCCTCGAGGGCATCCACGAGTACCTCGACACCAAGTACACGCTCATCCCGGTGAGCTGA
- a CDS encoding Glu/Leu/Phe/Val family dehydrogenase, producing the protein MTDVLAATTTSTAHVDAHAASDHIATPLTDARSQLAEAVSLLGYADGLHQMLATPRRELSVAVPLRMDSGESRLYLGYRVQHNFSRGPAKGGLRYAPNVNLDEVRALAMWMTWKCALLDVPYGGAKGGLAIDPREHSTAELERVTRRYTSEILPIIGPERDIPAPDIGTDEQTMAWMMDTYSVNSGYTVPGIVTGKPISLGGSQGRASATSRGVTHIALAALRHVGLDPARSTAAVQGFGKVGADAARFLSEAGVRVTAVSDQYGAVVNTAGLDIEALSDHVRATGSVIGFAGGEPLDGADLLTQDVDLLVPAAVEGVLHDGNAGDVQAAVIVEGANGPTTPAADRILRERGVLVVPDILANAGGVIVSYFEWVQANQAYWWRADEVESRLEERMLSAWQHVLGYARARDLSLRTAATALAVERVAEAHRLRGLYP; encoded by the coding sequence ATGACCGACGTGCTCGCGGCGACGACGACGTCGACCGCCCACGTAGACGCCCACGCGGCATCCGATCACATCGCCACCCCGCTCACCGACGCGCGCTCGCAGCTCGCCGAGGCCGTCTCGCTGCTCGGCTACGCCGACGGCCTGCACCAGATGCTCGCGACCCCGCGCCGCGAGCTCAGCGTCGCGGTGCCGCTGCGCATGGACTCGGGCGAGAGCCGGCTGTACCTCGGCTACCGCGTGCAGCACAACTTCTCGCGCGGCCCCGCCAAGGGCGGCCTGCGGTACGCGCCGAACGTGAACCTCGACGAGGTGCGGGCGCTGGCGATGTGGATGACCTGGAAGTGCGCCCTGCTCGACGTGCCGTACGGCGGCGCGAAGGGCGGACTCGCGATCGACCCGCGCGAGCACTCCACGGCCGAGCTCGAGCGCGTGACCCGCCGCTACACGAGCGAGATCCTGCCGATCATCGGCCCGGAGCGCGACATCCCCGCGCCCGACATCGGCACCGACGAGCAGACCATGGCCTGGATGATGGACACCTACTCCGTCAACAGCGGCTACACCGTGCCCGGCATCGTGACCGGCAAGCCCATCTCGCTCGGCGGCTCGCAGGGCCGCGCGAGCGCGACGAGCCGCGGCGTCACGCACATCGCGCTCGCCGCGCTGCGCCACGTGGGGCTCGACCCCGCTCGGTCGACCGCGGCCGTCCAGGGCTTCGGCAAGGTCGGCGCGGATGCCGCGCGGTTCCTGTCCGAGGCCGGCGTGCGCGTCACCGCGGTGAGCGACCAGTACGGCGCCGTGGTGAACACGGCGGGCCTCGACATCGAGGCGCTGTCCGACCACGTGCGCGCCACGGGCTCGGTCATCGGATTCGCGGGCGGCGAGCCGCTCGACGGCGCCGACCTGCTCACCCAGGACGTCGACCTGCTCGTCCCGGCCGCGGTCGAGGGCGTGCTGCACGACGGCAACGCCGGTGACGTGCAGGCTGCGGTCATCGTCGAGGGCGCCAACGGCCCGACCACCCCGGCCGCCGACCGCATCCTCCGCGAGCGCGGCGTGCTCGTCGTGCCCGACATCCTCGCCAACGCGGGCGGCGTCATCGTCTCGTACTTCGAGTGGGTGCAGGCCAACCAGGCCTACTGGTGGCGCGCCGACGAGGTCGAGTCCAGACTGGAGGAGCGGATGCTCAGCGCCTGGCAGCACGTGCTCGGCTACGCCCGGGCCCGCGACCTCTCGCTCCGCACCGCGGCCACCGCGCTCGCCGTCGAGCGCGTCGCCGAGGCCCACCGCCTCCGCGGCCTCTACCCCTGA
- the gabT gene encoding 4-aminobutyrate--2-oxoglutarate transaminase, whose protein sequence is MTLVDTPAIVAGGPALAQERRLVTAIPGPRSQELMARKAEAVAKGVGTTIPVSVVAAGGGVVVDADGNSLIDLGSGIAVTGVGNSNPRVVEAVAAQLNAFTHTCFTVAPYEGYVDVAEKLNELTPGDFAKRSALFNSGAEAVENAVKIARHHTKRQAVVAFDHAYHGRTNLTMGLTAKNIPYKSGFGPFASEVYRAPLSYPFRDGGLTGAEAAARAILQIEKQVGVENLAAIIIEPIQGEGGFIVPAQGFLPALVKWANENDVVFIADEVQTGFGRTGAWFASDHEGIVPDLVVTAKGIAGGLPLSAVTGRAEIMDSAMAGGLGGTYGGNPLACAAALATIESYEEDGLIERAREIGAVLLGRLNALRTADPRIGDVRGRGAMVAIELVDPATGAPDAALTSKVAAYAHAHGVIVLTCGTYGNVIRFLPPLTISDELLIDGLAVVAEGLKNA, encoded by the coding sequence ATGACCCTCGTCGACACCCCGGCCATCGTCGCCGGAGGACCGGCCCTCGCGCAGGAGCGCCGCCTCGTCACCGCCATCCCCGGCCCCCGCTCGCAGGAGCTCATGGCCCGCAAGGCGGAGGCCGTCGCCAAGGGCGTCGGCACCACCATCCCCGTCTCGGTCGTCGCCGCAGGCGGAGGGGTCGTCGTCGACGCCGACGGCAACTCGCTCATCGACCTCGGCTCGGGCATCGCCGTCACCGGCGTCGGCAACTCGAACCCCCGCGTGGTCGAGGCCGTCGCCGCGCAGCTCAACGCGTTCACGCACACGTGCTTCACCGTCGCGCCCTACGAGGGCTACGTCGACGTCGCCGAGAAGCTCAACGAGCTCACCCCGGGCGACTTCGCCAAGCGCTCGGCGCTGTTCAACTCGGGCGCCGAGGCCGTCGAGAACGCGGTGAAGATCGCGCGCCACCACACCAAGCGCCAGGCCGTCGTCGCATTCGACCACGCCTACCACGGCCGCACCAACCTCACCATGGGCCTCACGGCGAAGAACATCCCCTACAAGAGCGGTTTCGGCCCGTTCGCATCGGAGGTCTACCGCGCGCCCCTCTCGTACCCGTTCCGCGACGGCGGCCTGACGGGCGCCGAGGCGGCGGCCCGCGCCATCCTGCAGATCGAGAAGCAGGTCGGCGTCGAGAACCTCGCGGCGATCATCATCGAGCCCATCCAGGGCGAGGGCGGCTTCATCGTGCCGGCCCAGGGCTTCCTGCCCGCGCTCGTGAAGTGGGCGAACGAGAACGACGTCGTGTTCATCGCCGACGAGGTGCAGACCGGCTTCGGCCGCACGGGCGCCTGGTTCGCGAGCGACCACGAGGGCATCGTGCCCGACCTCGTCGTCACGGCGAAGGGCATCGCGGGCGGCCTGCCGCTGTCGGCGGTCACCGGCCGCGCCGAGATCATGGACTCCGCCATGGCCGGCGGCCTCGGCGGAACCTACGGCGGCAACCCGCTCGCCTGCGCCGCCGCGCTCGCCACGATCGAGTCGTACGAGGAGGACGGCCTCATCGAGCGCGCCCGCGAGATCGGCGCGGTGCTCCTCGGCCGGCTGAACGCGCTGCGCACGGCCGATCCTCGTATCGGCGACGTCCGCGGCCGCGGCGCGATGGTCGCCATCGAGCTCGTCGACCCCGCCACGGGCGCGCCCGACGCGGCGCTGACCTCGAAGGTCGCCGCGTACGCCCATGCGCACGGCGTCATCGTGCTGACCTGCGGCACCTACGGCAACGTGATCCGCTTCCTGCCCCCGCTCACCATCTCCGACGAACTGCTCATCGACGGCCTCGCGGTCGTCGCGGAAGGACTGAAGAACGCATGA